In SAR324 cluster bacterium, the following are encoded in one genomic region:
- a CDS encoding type II toxin-antitoxin system prevent-host-death family antitoxin, which yields MNSITANQLKTKGISAIESNLDDEHELVITVHGKEKFVVMDLHHYNYLRDCELDAALHETKSDYQSGKFVTESVEQHIQRVTK from the coding sequence ATGAATTCTATAACAGCCAATCAATTAAAAACAAAAGGCATCTCCGCGATAGAGAGCAATCTTGATGACGAACATGAATTAGTAATCACTGTCCATGGAAAAGAAAAATTTGTTGTAATGGATCTGCATCATTATAACTACCTCCGTGATTGTGAACTTGATGCGGCATTACATGAAACAAAATCTGACTACCAATCTGGAAAGTTTGTTACCGAAAGTGTTGAACAGCATATTCAGCGAGTAACAAAATGA
- a CDS encoding DUF3336 domain-containing protein: protein MKNFLKKDGIRLNQKIMANAEHYQTWHDAARQLDKLEGNENWKHVEATEEYDWQFIKNQVHVIRNLRESRQFLDLIYHLRGALHQNIGNISNPKLYTHTRTGTKYLIDEYITEVVTSLNALLNEEIDGFSVHDKLEFFEETSTSYGRAALLLSGGAGLGFFHLGLVKTLLEHSLLPRVISGSSAGSIIASIVGCYSDKGLHSTFDPDNYEIRIWKWLSLKDIWREKHLINSQLLWDTIRQFVGEKTFEEAYDKTGRSINITISPEKENQIPRLLNHLTTPHLYIWNSVLASCAVPGLFPPVPLTSKDRLGSSVAYMPSQLWVDGSLKGDLPMRRLSRLYNVNRFITSQANPYVLPFLTDRAKWNKWGNDTISLVNSELKLMGRYALDWVGSHSKSGLLHMTMDNAIYLLTQSYWGDITIHPSSSLANYRRALTDPSKDDIRAMILEGEQATWPKLSIMRNQTLIGHTLDYCVLKAKKLQDHQKKEQAQSPE, encoded by the coding sequence ATGAAAAATTTTCTGAAAAAAGATGGAATCAGACTCAATCAAAAAATCATGGCCAATGCGGAACATTACCAGACATGGCATGACGCGGCCAGGCAACTGGATAAACTGGAAGGCAATGAGAACTGGAAACATGTTGAGGCCACTGAAGAATATGATTGGCAGTTTATCAAAAATCAGGTGCATGTGATCCGGAATTTACGGGAATCCAGACAGTTTCTGGATTTGATATACCATTTGCGAGGTGCGCTGCATCAAAATATTGGCAATATCTCAAATCCTAAACTTTATACGCACACCCGAACTGGTACCAAATACCTCATTGATGAATATATCACGGAAGTCGTGACGAGTCTGAACGCATTGCTGAATGAAGAAATTGATGGATTTTCTGTTCATGACAAACTGGAATTTTTTGAGGAAACCTCAACCAGTTATGGCCGGGCCGCCCTGCTGTTGAGTGGCGGTGCGGGGTTGGGATTTTTTCATCTGGGTCTGGTCAAAACTTTACTGGAACACAGCCTGCTGCCCCGTGTGATTTCAGGTTCCAGTGCGGGTTCTATCATTGCCTCCATTGTCGGATGCTATTCTGACAAAGGACTTCATTCCACCTTTGATCCGGATAACTATGAAATCAGGATCTGGAAGTGGCTCTCGTTGAAAGATATCTGGCGGGAAAAACATCTCATCAACAGCCAGTTACTTTGGGACACCATCCGGCAATTTGTCGGCGAGAAAACATTTGAAGAGGCCTATGACAAGACCGGTCGAAGCATCAACATCACGATCTCACCGGAAAAGGAAAATCAGATTCCCCGTCTGCTCAACCACCTGACCACGCCACATTTGTATATCTGGAATTCGGTGCTGGCCTCCTGTGCGGTTCCCGGATTATTTCCCCCGGTGCCCTTGACCAGTAAAGACCGCCTCGGGTCGTCAGTGGCCTATATGCCCTCCCAGCTCTGGGTGGATGGTTCCCTCAAGGGAGATCTTCCGATGAGGCGCTTGAGCCGGTTGTATAACGTCAACCGCTTTATCACCAGTCAGGCCAATCCGTATGTGTTGCCCTTCCTGACGGATCGGGCGAAGTGGAACAAATGGGGGAATGATACGATTTCGCTGGTTAATTCCGAGTTGAAGTTGATGGGACGTTATGCGCTGGACTGGGTGGGCTCTCACAGCAAAAGCGGACTCCTGCACATGACGATGGATAATGCCATTTATCTGCTGACCCAAAGTTACTGGGGAGACATCACGATTCATCCCTCTTCTTCCCTGGCAAATTATCGGCGGGCGTTGACCGATCCTTCCAAAGATGACATCCGGGCCATGATTCTTGAAGGGGAACAGGCGACATGGCCCAAACTTTCGATCATGCGCAATCAGACGCTGATTGGTCATACTCTGGATTATTGTGTCCTGAAGGCTAAAAAACTTCAGGACCATCAGAAAAAAGAGCAGGCACAATCCCCGGAATGA
- the pyk gene encoding pyruvate kinase has translation MRKTKIICTIGPATNSYEMLKKLQQSGMNIARVNMSHGDHASHKIVLDHIKKINQESKFPVATLLDTKGPEIRTGDLKEPMTLTQGMLVAVSVDDSLRTEYPLIYVTYQDMVKSMNIGNTVILDSGLINLKVLEKYEKHLICEVTDGGILKGRRHVNLPGTRVNLPSVTDKDKEDIRFGLQNDVDFIAMSFVRSAEDIWELKGFLGEDRHRVKIIAKIEEQEGLKNAYEIARAADGIMVARGDLGIEIEIEDIPNVQRQLVEMCAKLGKRVIIATQLLETMIDNPIPTRAEVTDVSNAITQEVDAVMLSGETGVGKYPIKALEQLGKIAKKTEQLPGMHLWASLEKLEDRHHMAAAAVKLATDLQLKGIVVLTEFGKSAERIINNRPRHSNIYAFTYLQKTYRTLSLYWGVVPFLTTYFDSPQDALSNAFEILKKSEGFKAGDRVVVFTDIFVKDRTVHSVQLYTLG, from the coding sequence ATGAGAAAAACCAAAATAATCTGTACGATTGGTCCGGCAACGAATTCTTATGAGATGCTTAAAAAACTGCAACAGTCGGGAATGAATATTGCCAGGGTTAATATGTCTCATGGGGATCATGCCTCCCACAAAATCGTCCTGGATCATATCAAAAAAATCAATCAGGAATCAAAGTTTCCGGTCGCGACATTGCTCGATACAAAAGGACCAGAGATACGCACCGGAGATTTGAAGGAACCAATGACGCTGACCCAGGGAATGCTGGTTGCGGTCAGTGTCGATGACAGTCTGCGTACGGAATATCCCCTGATTTATGTGACGTATCAGGATATGGTCAAGTCCATGAATATTGGAAACACTGTGATTCTTGACAGCGGACTGATCAATCTGAAGGTGTTGGAAAAATATGAAAAACACCTCATTTGCGAAGTCACCGATGGTGGGATCCTCAAAGGCCGGCGGCACGTCAATTTGCCGGGAACCCGGGTGAATCTGCCGTCTGTCACAGACAAGGACAAGGAAGATATCAGGTTTGGTTTGCAAAATGATGTGGATTTTATCGCAATGTCGTTTGTACGCTCCGCTGAAGATATCTGGGAACTCAAGGGATTTTTGGGGGAAGACAGGCACCGGGTCAAGATCATCGCGAAAATTGAGGAGCAGGAAGGGTTGAAGAACGCCTATGAAATTGCTAGAGCCGCTGATGGAATCATGGTCGCTCGAGGAGATCTCGGCATTGAAATTGAAATTGAGGATATCCCCAATGTACAGCGGCAACTGGTTGAAATGTGTGCGAAACTTGGAAAACGGGTAATCATTGCGACTCAGCTTCTGGAGACGATGATTGATAATCCGATTCCGACCCGCGCTGAAGTGACCGATGTGTCCAATGCCATCACCCAGGAAGTCGATGCAGTCATGCTTTCAGGCGAAACCGGGGTGGGAAAATATCCCATCAAGGCACTGGAACAATTAGGGAAAATCGCTAAAAAAACCGAACAACTGCCAGGCATGCACCTTTGGGCCAGTCTGGAAAAACTGGAAGACCGGCATCACATGGCCGCCGCCGCAGTGAAACTGGCAACGGATCTGCAATTGAAAGGCATTGTCGTACTGACCGAGTTTGGTAAAAGCGCGGAGCGTATTATCAATAACAGACCTCGACATTCCAATATTTACGCCTTCACGTATCTTCAAAAAACTTATCGAACGCTGTCTTTGTATTGGGGGGTGGTTCCCTTCCTGACGACCTATTTTGATTCGCCACAGGATGCCTTGTCTAATGCGTTTGAGATACTTAAAAAGTCAGAAGGCTTCAAAGCAGGCGACCGTGTCGTTGTATTTACTGATATTTTTGTAAAAGATCGCACTGTTCACAGCGTTCAACTCTATACACTTGGTTGA
- a CDS encoding SpoIIE family protein phosphatase — MSPVKQRVYNFLRESRYFENVSAEQILEILELAHIQIFQKGQIILKQNEINEVVHFLISGKLAIKVDDEIVYVMSRTGDIFGEMSVITGEPCSATVEAFEDVETISIATPNLISIHEDMNHNLHGTFYHWMSRILSERLKITTQKAKLFEIMNREFKQNVDNAKAFQHDLFSARLETIPNFPLSMKCEFADILGGDFYGVFYVQRDMYGIVIGDVSGHGIAASLLAVNTLNLFQLFSRAVSSSKRVMDYINNLSEAIMPHERFVVCLYLIYDAQNQELLYTHAGKQPALVLRGADIIPLDPTPGLALGITPSDIACFSEEFFPLEPGDRLILFTDGVCEVFENSGKNDGMDNLIGFISENANLSSNALVAQVYAQQNRLQAGAQADDFLFMVFDQQAE, encoded by the coding sequence ATGTCGCCTGTCAAACAGCGTGTTTATAATTTTTTACGCGAATCCCGCTATTTTGAAAATGTTTCGGCTGAACAGATACTGGAGATCCTTGAATTAGCCCATATCCAAATCTTTCAAAAAGGCCAAATCATTCTTAAACAAAATGAAATAAATGAAGTAGTGCATTTCCTGATCTCTGGAAAACTGGCGATCAAGGTGGATGATGAAATTGTGTATGTCATGTCACGAACAGGCGATATTTTCGGAGAAATGAGTGTCATCACCGGCGAACCATGTAGCGCGACGGTGGAAGCGTTTGAAGATGTGGAAACAATTTCAATCGCTACGCCAAATCTGATCAGCATCCATGAAGACATGAATCACAACCTCCATGGAACATTTTATCACTGGATGTCCCGCATCCTTTCAGAAAGACTCAAGATAACCACTCAAAAGGCCAAATTGTTTGAGATCATGAACCGGGAGTTCAAACAGAATGTGGATAACGCCAAAGCCTTTCAACATGATCTGTTCTCAGCCAGACTGGAAACAATCCCCAATTTTCCACTGTCCATGAAATGTGAGTTCGCGGATATTCTCGGCGGAGATTTTTATGGGGTGTTTTATGTTCAACGCGATATGTATGGCATTGTGATCGGTGATGTGTCAGGGCATGGAATCGCGGCATCGCTGCTGGCTGTCAACACCCTGAATCTCTTTCAATTGTTTTCACGGGCAGTTTCCTCCAGCAAACGGGTGATGGACTATATCAACAATCTCTCAGAAGCGATTATGCCGCATGAGCGTTTTGTCGTCTGCCTGTATTTGATTTATGATGCCCAGAATCAGGAATTGCTCTATACACATGCCGGCAAACAACCGGCGCTGGTGCTGCGCGGTGCCGATATAATTCCGCTGGACCCGACCCCGGGATTGGCACTGGGGATCACCCCCAGCGATATTGCGTGTTTCAGTGAGGAATTTTTTCCGTTGGAACCGGGAGACCGTTTGATTCTGTTCACGGATGGAGTCTGTGAGGTTTTTGAAAATTCAGGCAAAAATGATGGAATGGACAACCTCATCGGTTTTATCAGCGAAAACGCGAACCTCTCGTCCAACGCTCTGGTGGCACAGGTTTATGCTCAGCAAAACAGGCTCCAGGCCGGAGCACAGGCCGACGATTTTCTGTTCATGGTTTTTGATCAGCAGGCTGAGTGA
- the rnr gene encoding ribonuclease R: MGIKTRSVLRMLERSTSPLTAKQIRKHLGIKKSQKAKLVAELYKLVHSGHLKVENGAFMLANPVSKKTTTARTHEKTASPKTTAQKPSSPDARVGNFVKNPRGYGFVNTGSGEKDIFVPEENQNGAMNGDMVEVRVFQKRGSDRTRGVIVKVLKRRLSLIVAKLIRGQKTTLAIPLNQAHGLKAVVVQPENDMPEIPSGELVELELIHVPDSEGRKSAPFEGKIKRILLEESLEEIGFQMILTENQVRFTMPEEIEAHAAKFPDRVVHNPESSRVDQRNLGYVTIDGRTARDFDDAVFVQKQEDGHYRLYVAIADVANYVRPNDPVDEEALLRGTSVYLPTHAIPMLPESLSNNLCSLKPRVNRLTLTCEMLITPEGEVASYEIYESIIKSQARLVYEDVDVLFEGGNSVIKKQEICDLLFLMRELSQIMDAKRTRRGAIGFSFPDYTVLFDANNHMTGIRKHYQTGAMKLIEQFMLEANETVARHCIHNKLPALYRVHKAPDEVKLSKLQAIFWNNNISVTLSDLDEPGKFNDLFDKIKDLPNKDQLQILLLRCMSLAVYSPKNEGHYGLAAEFYCHFTSPIRRYPDLVVHRALKREMKAKRQGKALKNEPVSADLAELLSQRERTAETVEHQSIDLMKVIFLSKRVGDTFVATVNSVDNGGITIELEPENFEWFIPSEAMTDDAYIFDRDRLCLRGSRTKRVVKSGDRIQALLVRADIIQRKLEFEIRF; the protein is encoded by the coding sequence ATGGGAATTAAAACACGCTCTGTACTGCGTATGCTGGAACGCTCCACATCCCCCCTGACTGCCAAGCAGATCAGAAAACATCTGGGAATCAAGAAAAGCCAGAAAGCCAAACTGGTTGCGGAACTTTATAAACTGGTTCATTCAGGTCATCTCAAAGTGGAAAACGGGGCCTTCATGCTGGCCAATCCTGTTTCAAAGAAAACAACGACAGCCAGGACTCACGAAAAAACAGCGTCACCCAAAACCACGGCACAGAAACCCTCCTCTCCGGACGCGAGAGTGGGCAACTTTGTGAAAAATCCGCGAGGTTACGGGTTTGTGAATACCGGGAGCGGAGAAAAAGATATTTTTGTTCCAGAAGAAAATCAGAATGGCGCCATGAACGGCGACATGGTTGAGGTCAGGGTGTTCCAGAAACGGGGCAGTGATCGCACCCGGGGTGTGATTGTCAAAGTTCTCAAACGGAGACTGTCCCTGATTGTCGCCAAACTCATCCGTGGACAGAAAACCACACTGGCTATTCCCTTGAATCAGGCACATGGACTCAAAGCGGTGGTGGTGCAACCCGAAAATGACATGCCGGAAATTCCGTCAGGAGAACTGGTTGAACTGGAACTGATTCATGTTCCTGACAGTGAAGGTAGAAAATCGGCTCCGTTTGAAGGGAAAATCAAACGAATCCTGCTGGAAGAATCCCTGGAGGAAATAGGCTTCCAGATGATTCTTACGGAAAATCAGGTACGCTTCACCATGCCTGAAGAAATCGAAGCGCATGCCGCAAAATTTCCTGACCGGGTGGTGCATAATCCTGAATCGTCGAGGGTGGATCAGCGGAATCTGGGATATGTGACCATTGACGGACGCACCGCCAGAGATTTTGATGACGCGGTTTTTGTGCAAAAACAGGAGGATGGCCATTACCGGTTGTATGTCGCTATTGCCGATGTCGCCAATTATGTCCGTCCCAATGATCCGGTGGATGAGGAAGCCCTGCTGAGAGGAACCAGCGTCTATCTTCCAACCCATGCCATTCCCATGCTTCCCGAATCACTTTCCAACAATTTATGCAGTCTCAAACCCAGGGTCAATCGTCTCACTCTGACTTGTGAAATGTTGATCACGCCTGAGGGTGAAGTCGCGTCGTATGAAATCTATGAAAGCATCATCAAAAGTCAGGCCCGTCTGGTGTATGAAGATGTGGATGTGCTGTTTGAAGGCGGCAACAGTGTCATCAAGAAACAGGAAATCTGCGATTTGTTGTTTCTAATGCGGGAACTCTCACAAATCATGGATGCCAAACGGACCCGGCGTGGTGCTATCGGTTTTTCCTTTCCGGACTATACCGTGCTGTTTGATGCCAACAACCACATGACCGGCATTAGAAAGCATTATCAGACCGGAGCCATGAAACTCATTGAGCAATTCATGCTGGAAGCCAACGAAACCGTCGCACGGCATTGCATCCACAACAAACTCCCTGCGCTGTACCGGGTTCATAAAGCCCCGGATGAAGTCAAACTTTCCAAACTTCAGGCTATTTTCTGGAACAACAATATTTCCGTGACGCTATCTGATCTGGATGAGCCTGGAAAATTCAATGATCTGTTTGACAAGATCAAGGATCTCCCCAACAAGGACCAGCTTCAGATTCTGTTGTTACGCTGTATGTCACTCGCGGTTTACAGTCCGAAAAATGAAGGACACTATGGTTTGGCCGCGGAGTTTTACTGTCACTTCACCTCACCGATCCGGCGTTATCCTGACCTGGTGGTTCATCGTGCGCTGAAACGTGAAATGAAAGCCAAACGACAGGGAAAAGCGCTGAAAAACGAACCTGTTTCGGCTGACTTGGCTGAATTGCTGTCTCAACGGGAGCGCACGGCTGAAACCGTTGAACATCAAAGCATTGACCTCATGAAAGTGATTTTCCTCTCCAAACGGGTGGGCGATACGTTTGTGGCTACGGTCAATTCTGTGGACAATGGCGGAATCACCATTGAACTGGAACCTGAAAATTTTGAGTGGTTTATTCCGTCTGAAGCCATGACAGATGACGCGTATATCTTTGATCGGGACCGTTTGTGCTTGCGTGGTTCCAGAACAAAACGCGTCGTGAAATCCGGAGACCGGATTCAGGCACTGCTGGTACGGGCCGATATCATTCAGCGAAAACTCGAATTCGAAATCAGATTTTGA
- a CDS encoding nitronate monooxygenase: MAIPEIFQGRLSIPAIAAPMFLVSNPELVIETCKAGVVGTFPALNQRTTEGFEEWLKQITSALRTYEQESGKKAAPFGVNLIVHGTNPRLEADLAMCAKYKVPLIITSLGAVAEVVNSIHAYGGIVFHDIISIRHANKAASAGVDGLIAVCAGAGGHAGTLHPFALISEIRQFFDKTILLSGCISTGGQIVSALAMGADMAYMGTRFINTKESGVADEYKQMIVDSRAQDIIYTPAISGVHASFLRQSIVNAGLDPENLQPKKDIDFGQEMTVPKEGAKAWKQVWSAGQGVGSIHDIPTTAELCARLKQEYEQTLRDLAKRL; encoded by the coding sequence ATGGCAATCCCTGAGATTTTTCAAGGCAGACTTTCAATTCCGGCAATTGCGGCACCAATGTTTCTCGTTTCTAATCCTGAGTTGGTGATCGAGACCTGTAAGGCAGGAGTGGTCGGGACATTTCCGGCGCTCAACCAGCGAACCACAGAAGGTTTTGAAGAATGGTTGAAACAGATCACTTCGGCATTGCGGACGTATGAGCAGGAATCTGGAAAAAAAGCGGCTCCGTTTGGTGTGAACCTGATCGTTCACGGAACCAATCCACGGTTGGAAGCGGATCTCGCCATGTGCGCGAAATACAAGGTACCCTTGATCATCACATCGTTGGGGGCGGTTGCGGAGGTGGTGAATAGCATTCATGCTTATGGCGGAATTGTGTTTCATGACATCATTTCCATCAGGCATGCAAATAAAGCCGCGAGTGCAGGTGTGGATGGCCTCATCGCTGTATGCGCTGGAGCCGGAGGTCATGCGGGAACCCTTCATCCCTTTGCATTGATTTCAGAAATTCGTCAGTTTTTTGACAAAACGATCCTGCTTTCAGGTTGTATTTCGACAGGCGGGCAGATTGTGTCGGCCTTGGCCATGGGCGCAGATATGGCCTATATGGGGACCCGATTCATCAACACGAAGGAAAGCGGAGTTGCTGATGAATACAAACAGATGATTGTGGATTCCAGAGCGCAGGATATTATTTACACACCCGCGATTTCCGGTGTTCATGCCAGTTTCCTGCGACAGAGCATCGTCAATGCCGGTCTTGACCCTGAAAACCTGCAACCCAAAAAAGACATTGATTTCGGTCAGGAAATGACGGTACCCAAAGAAGGCGCCAAAGCCTGGAAACAAGTCTGGTCGGCAGGACAGGGCGTTGGTTCCATACACGATATACCAACCACCGCAGAGTTGTGTGCCCGGTTGAAACAGGAATATGAGCAAACCCTGCGGGATCTGGCAAAACGACTGTAG
- a CDS encoding acyl--CoA ligase, whose amino-acid sequence MIRPNPAFNLTEFVLGNNARRFPEKSGLIFVHHAEQEEVWSFFRFFQTTQRVAGAFRSLGLSKGERVVIRLPNSPDFALAFFGAIYAGLIPVPCSTQLQAEEVDYLITNAQAALLIVSAQLPHPAKIAGTCTKILHEQFREFLNFQDPVLAPSTQAEDPAYIIYTSGTSGYPKGVLHAHRSILGRQPIRTDWMGVSEQDVLLHTGQLNWSYTLGIGLMDPWATGATTVLYGGAKNIEIWPALMEKHQVTLFASVPGIYRQLLRHHHLRPEHLAHLRHVMVAGEALSVALLEQWTQTTGVPMYEALGMSEISTYISNGPHVEVKPGSPGKPQAGRTVVILPADKGESPLPAGEEGLIAVHRSDPGLMLGYWNMPEEESSVFRGEWFVGGDLGVMDEEGYIWYHGRNNELMNPMGYRVSPLEIERVLLQHPDVADAGVTEIHLDTGISIIVAFLVLRHPDHATADQIIQWSQTHLAHYKCPREIRFIEQLPRTSNNKLARRQLISFF is encoded by the coding sequence ATGATACGACCAAACCCCGCATTCAATCTGACGGAATTTGTTCTTGGCAACAATGCCCGTCGGTTTCCTGAAAAATCCGGATTGATTTTTGTTCATCATGCGGAACAGGAAGAAGTCTGGTCATTTTTCCGGTTTTTTCAAACGACCCAACGAGTGGCTGGTGCCTTCCGATCCCTTGGCCTTTCCAAAGGCGAACGCGTTGTCATACGACTGCCCAACAGTCCCGACTTTGCCCTGGCCTTCTTTGGTGCCATCTATGCCGGGTTGATTCCCGTTCCGTGTTCCACTCAACTTCAGGCTGAAGAAGTCGACTATCTGATCACCAATGCGCAGGCCGCGTTGCTGATTGTTTCCGCGCAGTTGCCTCATCCAGCAAAAATTGCCGGAACCTGCACAAAAATCCTTCATGAACAATTCCGGGAATTCCTTAATTTTCAGGATCCTGTTCTGGCACCTTCAACGCAGGCCGAAGATCCCGCCTATATCATCTATACTTCAGGCACTTCAGGATATCCCAAAGGCGTATTGCATGCTCACCGTAGTATTCTCGGACGTCAGCCCATCAGAACGGACTGGATGGGTGTTTCTGAACAGGACGTTTTGCTTCATACCGGGCAACTCAACTGGAGTTACACCCTGGGCATCGGCTTGATGGACCCGTGGGCCACAGGAGCCACCACGGTATTGTATGGCGGAGCCAAAAATATTGAAATATGGCCGGCTCTGATGGAAAAACATCAGGTGACCCTGTTCGCTTCAGTACCGGGAATCTACCGCCAGTTACTCAGGCACCATCATTTGCGCCCTGAACACCTGGCGCATCTCCGGCATGTCATGGTGGCAGGTGAAGCCTTGTCTGTCGCATTGCTGGAACAATGGACCCAAACCACAGGTGTGCCCATGTATGAAGCTCTGGGAATGAGTGAAATTTCCACTTATATCAGCAATGGCCCCCATGTTGAGGTGAAACCGGGAAGTCCGGGAAAACCCCAGGCAGGACGAACTGTGGTCATATTACCGGCAGACAAGGGCGAATCGCCACTCCCCGCAGGCGAAGAAGGTTTGATTGCGGTGCATCGGTCTGATCCCGGTCTGATGCTGGGCTACTGGAATATGCCCGAAGAAGAATCGTCCGTGTTTCGGGGGGAATGGTTTGTCGGCGGTGATCTGGGTGTCATGGATGAAGAGGGCTACATCTGGTACCATGGACGCAATAACGAACTGATGAATCCCATGGGATACCGTGTTTCGCCTCTTGAAATTGAACGTGTTCTGTTACAGCACCCGGATGTGGCGGATGCTGGTGTCACAGAGATTCATCTTGATACCGGAATTTCTATCATTGTGGCATTTCTGGTTCTGCGCCATCCGGATCATGCGACTGCGGACCAGATAATCCAGTGGAGTCAAACACATCTGGCACATTACAAATGCCCCCGGGAGATCCGGTTCATCGAACAACTTCCGCGTACTTCAAACAACAAGCTTGCCCGAAGACAACTCATCTCTTTTTTTTGA
- a CDS encoding response regulator, with product MEYTKILIVDDDQDMTMILGEILKQLGHDVSTAHNAEEAMTLIKTEEFFIVIADIHMPVISGIELLKWIKEFNSMIQVFIMTAHSNKATIVECLSSGATDYFEKPFRAEDIVLSMHAAIYRIQKWAKILMRPE from the coding sequence TTGGAATATACCAAAATATTGATAGTGGATGATGATCAGGACATGACCATGATTTTGGGGGAAATCCTCAAGCAACTGGGACATGATGTTTCAACAGCTCACAATGCTGAAGAGGCCATGACGCTGATCAAAACCGAAGAATTTTTTATTGTGATTGCCGATATTCACATGCCTGTTATTTCCGGCATAGAATTGCTCAAATGGATCAAGGAATTCAACAGCATGATCCAGGTATTCATCATGACAGCTCATAGCAACAAGGCAACGATTGTTGAATGCCTGTCTTCAGGTGCCACGGATTATTTTGAAAAACCGTTCCGTGCTGAAGATATTGTGCTCTCCATGCATGCGGCTATTTACCGTATTCAAAAATGGGCGAAAATCCTGATGAGACCTGAATAA